From Variovorax sp. PMC12, the proteins below share one genomic window:
- the rpsN gene encoding 30S ribosomal protein S14 produces the protein MAKASLIQRELKRDKLVAKFAAKHAELKAASNDVKKTDEERAAARLALQKLPRNANPTRQRNRCEITGRPRGTFRQFGLARAKIRELAFNGDIPGVTKASW, from the coding sequence GTGGCTAAAGCATCTTTGATCCAGCGCGAACTCAAGCGCGACAAGCTGGTTGCCAAGTTCGCTGCGAAGCACGCGGAACTGAAGGCGGCTTCCAACGACGTGAAGAAGACCGACGAAGAGCGTGCAGCTGCCCGTCTGGCGCTGCAAAAGCTCCCGCGCAACGCGAACCCCACGCGTCAGCGCAACCGTTGCGAAATCACCGGTCGCCCCCGTGGCACCTTCCGTCAATTCGGTCTGGCCCGCGCCAAGATCCGCGAACTGGCTTTCAACGGCGACATCCCCGGTGTCACCAAGGCCAGCTGGTAA
- the rplR gene encoding 50S ribosomal protein L18 produces the protein MLTKKAQRLRRSRQTRIRIATQGVARLTVNRTNLHIYATVISDDGSKVIATASTAEAEVRTSLGGSGKGGNAAAATAVGKRIAEKAKAAGVEKVAFDRAGFAYHGRVKALAEAAREAGLQF, from the coding sequence ATGTTGACCAAAAAAGCACAGCGTCTTCGCCGCTCGCGCCAGACCCGCATTCGCATCGCGACGCAGGGCGTGGCCCGTCTGACGGTGAACCGCACCAACCTGCACATCTATGCAACCGTCATCTCCGACGACGGCTCCAAGGTGATTGCAACCGCATCGACGGCAGAAGCCGAAGTGCGTACCTCGCTCGGCGGTTCGGGCAAGGGCGGCAATGCCGCCGCAGCCACCGCCGTCGGCAAGCGCATCGCTGAAAAGGCGAAGGCAGCCGGCGTCGAGAAGGTCGCTTTCGACCGCGCAGGTTTCGCTTACCACGGCCGCGTCAAGGCGCTGGCCGAGGCCGCCCGCGAAGCCGGCCTGCAGTTCTAA
- the proC gene encoding pyrroline-5-carboxylate reductase gives MTIAVTFLPRTAPAPLPPVAFIGGGNMASAIIGGLIQQGSAADSFEVVEPFEEARAKLSQSYGIVAKAEAGEALSRCEVVVWAVKPQTFAEAARPVREFADGALQLSVAAGIPSDSIARWLGTERVVRAMPNTPALVGKGMTGLFARAGVTGADRSLVGQLLAPTGELIWVDAEPALDAVTAMSGSGPAYVFYFIEAMTEAGVEMGLTPEQAQRLAIGTFTGASALAHSATEPPSVLRARVTSKGGTTYAAISALEEADVKAQFKTAIRAAQKRAAELGEEFGRD, from the coding sequence ATGACCATCGCCGTCACTTTCCTGCCCCGTACCGCCCCCGCGCCGCTGCCGCCCGTCGCCTTCATCGGCGGCGGCAACATGGCGAGCGCCATCATCGGCGGCTTGATCCAGCAAGGCTCCGCGGCCGATTCGTTCGAGGTGGTCGAGCCCTTCGAGGAGGCCCGCGCCAAGCTGTCCCAGTCGTACGGCATCGTCGCGAAGGCGGAGGCCGGCGAGGCGCTGTCGCGCTGCGAGGTGGTGGTGTGGGCGGTCAAGCCCCAGACATTTGCCGAAGCCGCCCGCCCGGTGCGCGAATTCGCCGACGGCGCGTTGCAGCTCAGCGTGGCCGCGGGCATTCCGTCGGACAGCATCGCCCGCTGGCTGGGCACCGAGCGCGTGGTGCGCGCCATGCCCAATACGCCCGCGCTGGTCGGCAAGGGCATGACCGGCCTGTTCGCGCGCGCCGGCGTCACCGGTGCCGACCGCTCGCTGGTCGGCCAGCTGCTGGCACCCACCGGCGAGCTGATCTGGGTCGACGCCGAACCCGCGCTCGACGCCGTGACCGCCATGTCGGGCTCGGGCCCGGCCTACGTGTTCTATTTCATCGAGGCCATGACCGAGGCCGGCGTCGAGATGGGCCTGACGCCCGAGCAGGCCCAGCGCCTGGCCATCGGCACCTTCACCGGCGCCTCGGCGCTGGCGCACAGCGCGACCGAGCCGCCTTCGGTGCTGCGCGCGCGCGTCACCTCCAAGGGCGGCACCACTTACGCCGCCATCAGCGCGCTGGAAGAAGCCGACGTGAAGGCGCAGTTCAAGACCGCGATCCGCGCGGCGCAGAAGCGCGCCGCGGAGCTAGGCGAGGAATTCGGCCGGGACTGA
- a CDS encoding esterase-like activity of phytase family protein, producing the protein MRTTAKSHFSAPHPGRRSVLAGAAGLLALGLGACRSAAPQQDPGRMRLVGEARWAHRLHMEGTTVGGLSGIDYDPARGEYLLISDDRSDFDPVRYYTARWPLPQAAPPEPMGVVKLQRPGGGPWPSRRQAIDGLPVPDPEALRLRPSTDTILWTSEGDIARGFGPALYESARDGRFLREFAMPPMFQPDPAKRRGPRDNLTFEGVALTPDGRFAWLGMENALIQDGPEPTTGAPGGPCRFTQVDLDTGRAVRQIAYVPDAIPLRPLVPGTYADNGVSEILMIDAHRMLVLERAYATGAGNSLRLYEIDTRAAGEVLSIDMLVPGNHRPASKTLVADFAALGLSRLDNTEGMCWGPPLPDGKRMLVVVSDDNFNPLQITQFAAFAFE; encoded by the coding sequence GTGCGCACCACTGCGAAATCCCACTTTTCAGCCCCGCATCCAGGCCGCCGCAGCGTTCTGGCCGGTGCTGCCGGCCTGCTGGCGCTGGGCCTTGGCGCCTGCCGCAGCGCCGCTCCGCAGCAGGACCCCGGCAGGATGCGGCTGGTGGGCGAGGCGCGCTGGGCGCATCGCCTTCATATGGAAGGCACCACGGTGGGCGGCCTCTCGGGCATCGACTACGACCCGGCGCGAGGTGAGTACCTGCTCATCAGCGATGACCGGTCAGACTTCGATCCGGTGCGCTACTACACCGCACGCTGGCCGCTGCCACAGGCCGCGCCGCCCGAGCCCATGGGCGTGGTAAAGCTGCAACGCCCCGGCGGCGGCCCCTGGCCCAGCCGGCGCCAGGCCATCGACGGCCTCCCGGTACCCGACCCCGAAGCCCTGCGCCTGCGCCCCTCTACCGACACCATCCTGTGGACCAGCGAAGGCGACATCGCCCGCGGTTTCGGCCCCGCGCTGTACGAATCGGCCCGCGACGGGCGCTTCCTGCGCGAATTCGCCATGCCGCCGATGTTCCAGCCCGACCCGGCAAAGCGCCGCGGCCCGCGTGACAACCTGACGTTCGAGGGCGTCGCCCTCACGCCGGACGGCCGCTTCGCCTGGCTGGGCATGGAGAACGCGCTGATCCAGGACGGCCCCGAGCCCACCACCGGCGCGCCCGGCGGCCCCTGCCGCTTCACCCAGGTCGACCTGGACACAGGCCGCGCCGTGCGCCAGATCGCCTACGTGCCCGACGCCATTCCGCTGCGCCCGCTGGTGCCCGGCACCTATGCCGACAACGGCGTCAGCGAGATCCTGATGATCGACGCCCACCGCATGCTGGTGCTGGAGCGCGCCTACGCCACCGGCGCGGGCAACTCGCTGCGCCTGTATGAAATCGACACCCGCGCCGCCGGCGAGGTGCTCTCCATCGACATGCTGGTGCCGGGCAACCACCGCCCCGCCTCCAAGACCCTGGTGGCTGACTTCGCCGCCCTGGGCCTGTCGCGCCTCGACAACACCGAAGGCATGTGCTGGGGGCCGCCGCTGCCCGACGGCAAACGCATGCTGGTGGTCGTGAGCGACGACAATTTCAATCCGCTGCAGATCACCCAGTTCGCAGCCTTCGCCTTCGAATAA
- a CDS encoding DNA-directed RNA polymerase subunit alpha translates to MQTTLLKPKTIQVEQLAANKAKVTLEPFERGYGHTLGNALRRVLLSSMVGYSATEVTIAGVLHEYSSIDGVQEDVVNILLNLKGVVFKLHNRDEVTLSLRKDGEGPVLASDIQTPHDVEIINPDHVIAHLSQGGKLDMQIKVEKGRGYVPGTMRRYADEPTKSIGRIVLDASFSPVKRVSYTVESARVEQRTDLDKLLVEIETNGAITAEDAVRASAKILVEQLAVFAQLEGGELAAFDAPAPRSAQQFDPILLRPVDELELTVRSANCLKAENIYYIGDLIQRTENELLKTPNLGRKSLNEIKEVLASRGLTLGMKLESWPPAGLDKR, encoded by the coding sequence ATGCAAACCACCCTGCTGAAACCCAAGACCATCCAGGTCGAGCAACTTGCCGCCAACAAGGCCAAGGTCACGCTCGAGCCTTTCGAGCGCGGCTACGGCCACACGCTCGGCAACGCGCTGCGTCGCGTTCTGCTGTCGTCCATGGTCGGTTACTCGGCCACCGAAGTCACGATCGCTGGCGTTCTGCATGAGTACTCGTCGATCGACGGCGTGCAGGAAGATGTCGTCAACATCCTGCTGAATCTCAAGGGCGTGGTGTTCAAGCTCCACAACCGCGACGAAGTCACGCTGAGCCTGCGCAAGGACGGTGAAGGCCCGGTGCTCGCATCGGACATCCAGACCCCGCACGACGTCGAGATCATCAACCCCGACCACGTGATCGCGCACCTGTCGCAAGGCGGCAAGCTCGACATGCAGATCAAGGTCGAAAAGGGTCGCGGCTACGTGCCCGGCACGATGCGCCGCTACGCGGACGAGCCGACCAAGTCGATAGGCCGCATCGTTCTCGACGCTTCGTTCTCGCCCGTCAAGCGCGTGAGCTACACGGTCGAAAGCGCCCGTGTCGAACAGCGTACCGACCTGGACAAGCTGCTCGTCGAGATCGAAACCAACGGCGCGATCACCGCGGAAGACGCAGTTCGCGCTTCGGCTAAAATCCTGGTCGAGCAGCTCGCAGTGTTCGCGCAGCTCGAAGGCGGCGAACTCGCTGCATTCGACGCACCGGCACCGCGCAGCGCACAGCAGTTCGATCCGATCCTGCTGCGCCCTGTCGACGAGCTCGAACTCACCGTGCGTTCGGCGAACTGCCTGAAGGCCGAGAACATCTACTACATCGGTGATCTGATCCAGCGCACCGAAAACGAGCTGCTCAAGACCCCGAACCTGGGTCGCAAGTCGCTCAACGAAATCAAGGAAGTGCTTGCCTCCCGCGGCCTGACCTTGGGCATGAAGCTCGAAAGCTGGCCCCCGGCCGGTCTTGACAAGCGTTGA
- the rpmD gene encoding 50S ribosomal protein L30, translating to MTQQQTLKVQLVKSPIGTKESHRATVRGLGLRKLNSVSELQDTPAVRGMINKISYLVKVL from the coding sequence ATGACGCAACAACAAACCCTCAAGGTCCAATTGGTCAAGAGCCCGATCGGTACCAAGGAATCGCATCGCGCGACCGTGCGCGGCCTCGGCCTGCGCAAGCTCAACAGCGTGAGCGAGCTGCAAGACACGCCCGCTGTGCGCGGCATGATCAACAAGATCAGTTATCTGGTCAAAGTTCTGTAA
- the rpmJ gene encoding 50S ribosomal protein L36: MRVSASVKTICRNCKVIRRKGVVRVICTDPRHKQRQG, translated from the coding sequence ATGAGAGTTTCGGCTTCGGTCAAAACCATCTGCCGTAATTGCAAGGTCATCCGCCGTAAAGGTGTGGTGCGTGTGATTTGCACCGACCCGCGCCACAAGCAGCGCCAGGGTTGA
- the rplN gene encoding 50S ribosomal protein L14 has product MIQTESRLEVADNTGAKSVLCIKVLGGSKRRYASVGDVIKVSIKEAAPRGRVKKGEIYSAVVVRTAKGIRRADGSLVKFDGNAAVLLNAKLEPIGTRIFGPVTRELRTEKFMKIVSLAPEVL; this is encoded by the coding sequence ATGATCCAAACTGAATCCCGGCTCGAAGTGGCCGACAACACAGGCGCGAAATCCGTCCTGTGTATCAAGGTGCTCGGTGGCTCCAAGCGGCGTTACGCCAGCGTGGGCGACGTCATCAAGGTCAGCATCAAGGAAGCCGCTCCGCGTGGTCGCGTCAAGAAGGGCGAGATCTACAGCGCAGTGGTGGTCCGCACCGCCAAGGGCATCCGTCGCGCCGACGGCTCGCTCGTCAAGTTCGACGGCAATGCCGCCGTGCTGCTCAATGCCAAGCTGGAGCCCATCGGCACCCGCATCTTCGGACCGGTCACGCGCGAACTGCGCACCGAGAAGTTCATGAAGATCGTGTCGCTGGCACCCGAAGTTCTGTAA
- the rpsH gene encoding 30S ribosomal protein S8, with protein sequence MSMSDPIADLLTRIRNAQMVAKPTVSVPSSKVKIAIAQVLKDEGYIDGFQVKTEAGKSELEISLKYYAGRPVIERIERVSRPGLRVYKASASIPQVQNGLGVAIVTTSKGVMTDRKARASGVGGEVLCYVA encoded by the coding sequence ATGAGCATGAGTGATCCCATTGCCGACCTGCTGACGCGTATCCGTAACGCGCAGATGGTGGCGAAGCCCACCGTGTCGGTTCCGTCTTCCAAGGTGAAGATCGCAATCGCACAAGTCCTGAAGGACGAGGGCTACATCGACGGCTTCCAGGTCAAGACCGAAGCCGGCAAGAGCGAACTTGAAATCTCGCTGAAGTACTACGCTGGCCGTCCGGTCATCGAGCGCATTGAGCGCGTGAGCCGCCCCGGCCTGCGTGTCTACAAGGCCAGTGCTTCCATTCCGCAAGTCCAGAACGGCCTCGGCGTTGCGATCGTCACGACCTCAAAGGGCGTGATGACCGACCGCAAGGCTCGCGCCTCCGGTGTCGGCGGCGAAGTTCTGTGCTACGTCGCCTAA
- the rplX gene encoding 50S ribosomal protein L24 — MNKIRKGDQVIVLAGRDKGKRGTVSLRKDDSHVVIEGLNLVKKHTKPNPLKGTTGGIVEKSMPIHQSNVAIFNAATGKADRVGIKITQGADGKRVAVRVFKSSGDEIKFA; from the coding sequence ATGAACAAGATTCGCAAAGGCGACCAGGTCATCGTGTTGGCCGGCCGTGACAAGGGCAAGCGGGGCACCGTCTCGCTGCGCAAGGACGACTCGCACGTCGTCATCGAAGGCCTGAACCTCGTCAAGAAGCACACCAAGCCGAACCCCCTCAAGGGTACGACCGGTGGCATCGTCGAGAAGTCCATGCCCATCCACCAATCCAACGTGGCGATCTTCAATGCCGCGACCGGCAAGGCCGACCGCGTGGGCATCAAGATCACCCAGGGTGCTGACGGCAAGCGCGTGGCTGTTCGCGTCTTCAAGTCCAGCGGCGACGAAATCAAGTTCGCCTAA
- the rplE gene encoding 50S ribosomal protein L5 has protein sequence MARLQQHYREKIAKDLTEKFGYTSPMQVPRLTKITLNMGVGEAVADKKVLDNAVADLTKIAGQKPVVTKSKKAIAGFKIRENQPIGCMVTLRGVQMYEFLDRFVTIALPRVRDFRGISGRAFDGRGNYNIGVKEQIIFPEIEYDKVDALRGLNISITTTAKTDEEAKALLAGFRFPFKN, from the coding sequence ATGGCACGTCTCCAACAACACTATCGCGAAAAGATCGCGAAAGACCTGACGGAAAAGTTCGGCTACACGTCGCCGATGCAGGTTCCGCGCCTCACCAAGATCACCCTGAACATGGGTGTGGGTGAAGCAGTCGCCGACAAGAAGGTTCTCGACAACGCTGTCGCCGACCTGACCAAGATCGCTGGCCAGAAGCCCGTGGTCACCAAGTCGAAGAAGGCTATCGCCGGTTTCAAGATCCGCGAAAACCAGCCTATCGGCTGCATGGTCACGCTGCGTGGCGTGCAGATGTATGAGTTCCTGGACCGTTTCGTGACCATCGCGCTGCCGCGTGTTCGCGACTTCCGCGGCATCTCCGGCCGTGCGTTCGACGGTCGTGGCAACTACAACATCGGCGTCAAGGAACAGATCATTTTCCCCGAGATCGAGTACGACAAGGTCGATGCCCTGCGCGGTCTGAATATCAGCATCACGACGACGGCCAAGACCGATGAAGAAGCCAAGGCGCTTCTCGCCGGCTTCCGTTTCCCGTTCAAGAACTGA
- the rpsM gene encoding 30S ribosomal protein S13, with protein MARIAGINIPPHKHAEIGLTAIFGIGRTRARQICEASGIEYSKKIKDLTDADLEKIRDQIALFTIEGDLRRETTMNIKRLMDIGCYRGFRHRRGLPMRGQRTRTNARTRKGPRKAAQSLKK; from the coding sequence ATGGCACGTATTGCTGGCATCAACATCCCGCCGCACAAGCACGCTGAAATCGGCCTGACCGCCATCTTCGGCATCGGTCGCACCCGCGCCCGTCAAATCTGCGAAGCGAGCGGCATCGAGTATTCGAAGAAGATCAAGGATCTGACCGACGCCGATCTCGAAAAGATCCGCGACCAGATCGCTCTGTTCACCATCGAAGGCGATCTGCGTCGCGAGACGACGATGAACATCAAGCGTTTGATGGACATCGGCTGCTATCGCGGCTTCCGTCACCGTCGCGGCCTGCCGATGCGCGGCCAGCGCACGCGCACCAACGCCCGCACCCGCAAGGGTCCGCGCAAGGCTGCGCAGTCCCTGAAGAAATAA
- the rplO gene encoding 50S ribosomal protein L15, producing MELNGIKPAAGAKHAKRRVGRGIGSGIGKTAGRGHKGQKSRAGGFHKVGFEGGQMPLQRRLPKRGFKSHLLKFNAEVTLTALEQLGLAEVDVLALKQAGLVGQLAKVVKVVKTGELTKAVKLTGVGATAGAKAAIEAAGGSIA from the coding sequence ATGGAACTCAATGGCATCAAGCCGGCAGCCGGCGCCAAGCACGCCAAGCGTCGCGTTGGCCGTGGTATCGGCTCTGGCATCGGCAAGACCGCGGGTCGCGGCCACAAGGGCCAGAAGTCGCGTGCTGGCGGCTTCCACAAGGTGGGCTTCGAAGGCGGTCAAATGCCTCTGCAGCGTCGCCTGCCGAAGCGCGGCTTCAAGTCGCACCTGCTGAAGTTCAACGCCGAAGTCACGCTGACTGCTCTCGAGCAGCTCGGCTTGGCCGAAGTGGATGTCCTGGCGCTGAAGCAAGCCGGCCTCGTGGGCCAGCTGGCCAAGGTCGTCAAGGTCGTCAAGACCGGCGAACTGACCAAGGCCGTCAAGCTGACGGGCGTGGGCGCTACCGCTGGTGCCAAGGCTGCGATCGAAGCAGCCGGCGGCAGCATCGCCTGA
- the rpsK gene encoding 30S ribosomal protein S11 encodes MAKAPANNAAQRVRKKVRKNVADGIAHVHASFNNTIITITDRQGNALSWASSGGQGFKGSRKSTPFAAQVASEVAGRAAVEQGIKNLDVEIKGPGPGRESSVRALAALGIRINSIADVTPVPHNGCRPQKRRRI; translated from the coding sequence ATGGCTAAAGCACCTGCAAACAACGCCGCACAGCGCGTTCGCAAGAAGGTTCGCAAGAACGTTGCGGACGGTATCGCCCACGTGCATGCCTCGTTCAACAACACCATCATCACGATCACCGATCGCCAGGGCAACGCCCTGTCGTGGGCTTCGTCGGGTGGCCAGGGCTTCAAGGGCTCGCGCAAGTCGACCCCGTTCGCTGCGCAGGTCGCTTCCGAAGTTGCCGGCCGTGCTGCTGTCGAACAAGGTATCAAGAACCTCGACGTCGAGATCAAGGGCCCCGGTCCTGGTCGCGAATCGTCGGTGCGCGCACTGGCTGCGCTCGGCATCCGGATCAATTCCATTGCCGACGTGACGCCCGTTCCGCACAATGGCTGCCGTCCCCAGAAGCGTCGTCGCATCTGA
- the secY gene encoding preprotein translocase subunit SecY, with the protein MATNAATIAKTGKFGDLRRRLVFLLLALVVYRIGAHIPVPGINPDQLAALFQGQQGGILSLFNMFSGGALSRFTVFALGIMPYISASIIMQLMTYVLPTFEQLKKEGEAGRRKITQYTRYGALGLALFQSFSIAVALESSAGLVIAPGFGFRLTAMVSLTAGSMFLMWLGEQITERGLGNGISILIFAGIAAGLPNAIGGLASLVTTGAMNPIIALFIIAVVVLVTYFVVFVERGQRKILVNYARRQVGNKVYGGQSSHLPLKLNMAGVIPPIFASSIILLPATVVGWFSTGEGGFRWIKDVAGALRPGEPIYVLLYAAAIVFFCFFYTALVFNSKETADNLKKSGAFIPGIRPGDQTARYIDKILVRLTLAGAVYITFVCLLPEFLILKYNVPFYFGGTSLLIIVVVTMDFMAQVQNYMMSQQYESLLKKANFKTS; encoded by the coding sequence GTGGCAACTAACGCGGCAACGATCGCAAAAACAGGCAAGTTCGGCGACCTCCGTCGTCGGCTCGTCTTTTTGCTGCTCGCGCTCGTGGTCTACCGGATTGGCGCGCACATTCCTGTGCCGGGTATCAACCCGGACCAGCTGGCAGCGTTGTTCCAGGGCCAGCAGGGCGGCATTCTGAGCCTGTTCAACATGTTCTCGGGCGGGGCGCTGTCGCGCTTCACCGTGTTCGCGTTGGGGATCATGCCGTACATCTCGGCGTCGATCATCATGCAGCTGATGACCTACGTGCTTCCGACCTTCGAGCAATTGAAGAAGGAAGGCGAGGCCGGCCGCCGCAAGATCACGCAGTACACGCGCTACGGCGCGCTCGGTCTGGCACTGTTCCAATCGTTCAGCATCGCGGTGGCTCTCGAGTCGTCTGCCGGTCTGGTCATCGCCCCCGGTTTCGGCTTCCGCCTGACCGCCATGGTGAGCCTGACGGCAGGTTCGATGTTCCTGATGTGGCTCGGCGAGCAGATCACCGAACGCGGCCTGGGCAACGGCATCTCGATCCTGATCTTTGCAGGTATCGCGGCCGGCCTGCCGAACGCGATCGGCGGCCTCGCTTCGCTGGTGACGACCGGTGCAATGAATCCGATCATTGCGCTGTTCATCATCGCCGTCGTGGTGCTGGTCACCTACTTCGTGGTGTTCGTCGAACGCGGCCAGCGCAAGATCCTCGTGAACTATGCGCGGCGCCAGGTCGGCAACAAGGTCTATGGCGGCCAGTCGTCGCACCTGCCCTTGAAGCTGAACATGGCCGGCGTGATCCCGCCGATCTTCGCCTCGTCGATCATCCTGCTGCCCGCAACGGTGGTTGGCTGGTTCAGTACCGGTGAAGGCGGTTTCCGCTGGATCAAGGACGTTGCGGGCGCACTGCGTCCGGGCGAACCGATCTACGTGCTGCTGTATGCCGCTGCGATCGTTTTCTTCTGCTTCTTCTACACGGCACTCGTGTTCAACAGCAAGGAAACGGCCGACAACCTGAAGAAGAGTGGTGCTTTCATTCCTGGCATTCGCCCGGGTGACCAGACCGCTCGCTATATCGACAAGATTCTGGTTCGCTTGACGCTGGCCGGCGCGGTGTACATCACCTTCGTCTGCCTGCTGCCCGAGTTCCTGATCCTGAAGTACAACGTGCCGTTCTACTTCGGTGGTACCTCCCTGCTGATCATCGTGGTCGTCACGATGGACTTCATGGCCCAGGTGCAAAACTACATGATGTCCCAGCAGTACGAATCGCTGCTGAAGAAGGCGAACTTCAAGACATCGTAG
- the rpsD gene encoding 30S ribosomal protein S4, with product MARYLGPKAKLSRREGTDLFLKSARRSIQDKAKFDSKPGQHGRTSGQRTSDYGLQLREKQKVKRMYGVLEKQFRRYFEEADRRRGNTGANLLFILESRLDNVVYRMGFGSTRAEARQLVSHKAITVNGQSVNIPSYLVKTGDVIAVRDKSKKQNRIVEALQLAQQVGIPAWVDVNADKAEGTFKKVPDRDEFAADINESLIVELYSR from the coding sequence GTGGCACGTTACCTCGGCCCCAAGGCCAAACTTTCCCGCCGTGAAGGCACCGACCTGTTCCTGAAGAGCGCCCGCCGCTCCATCCAGGACAAGGCCAAGTTCGACTCCAAGCCCGGCCAGCACGGTCGCACCTCGGGTCAGCGCACCTCCGACTACGGTCTGCAGTTGCGTGAAAAGCAGAAGGTCAAGCGCATGTACGGCGTGCTCGAAAAGCAATTCCGCCGCTACTTCGAAGAAGCCGACCGCCGCCGTGGCAACACCGGCGCCAACCTGCTGTTCATCCTCGAATCGCGCCTGGACAACGTCGTCTACCGCATGGGCTTCGGCTCGACCCGCGCCGAAGCGCGCCAGCTCGTGTCGCACAAGGCGATCACGGTGAACGGTCAGTCGGTCAACATCCCGTCGTACCTGGTCAAGACCGGTGACGTGATCGCCGTGCGCGACAAGTCGAAGAAGCAGAACCGCATTGTCGAAGCGCTGCAACTCGCCCAGCAAGTCGGTATTCCGGCCTGGGTCGACGTGAATGCCGACAAGGCCGAAGGCACGTTCAAGAAGGTGCCCGATCGCGACGAATTCGCAGCCGACATCAACGAATCGCTGATCGTCGAACTGTATTCGCGTTGA
- the rplF gene encoding 50S ribosomal protein L6, giving the protein MSRVGKMPVTIPAGVDVSIKEDQISVKGTGGSLSLARNALVKIVSNDGKLSFEPANESREANAMSGTIRQLVNNMVVGVTKGFEKKLNLVGVGYKAAASNNKLNLQVGYSHPVNIDMPQGITVATATPTEIVIKGADRQRVGQIAAEIRAVRPPEPYKGKGIRYSDEKIVIKETKKK; this is encoded by the coding sequence ATGTCCCGAGTAGGAAAAATGCCGGTCACCATCCCCGCAGGCGTGGATGTGTCGATCAAGGAAGACCAGATCAGCGTCAAGGGCACGGGCGGTTCGCTCAGCCTGGCCCGCAATGCGCTGGTCAAGATCGTCAGCAATGACGGCAAGCTGAGCTTCGAGCCCGCCAACGAGTCGCGTGAAGCGAACGCGATGAGCGGCACGATCCGTCAGCTGGTGAACAACATGGTGGTTGGCGTGACCAAGGGCTTCGAGAAGAAGCTCAACCTGGTCGGCGTCGGCTACAAGGCTGCGGCTTCCAACAACAAGCTGAACCTGCAAGTCGGTTACTCGCACCCGGTCAACATCGACATGCCGCAAGGCATCACGGTGGCCACCGCGACCCCGACCGAAATCGTGATCAAGGGTGCTGACCGTCAGCGCGTTGGTCAAATCGCCGCTGAGATCCGCGCTGTTCGTCCGCCCGAGCCCTACAAGGGCAAGGGTATCCGTTATTCGGACGAGAAGATCGTGATCAAAGAGACCAAGAAGAAGTAA
- the rpsE gene encoding 30S ribosomal protein S5 codes for MAKIQARTQNEGPEDGLREKMIAINRVTKVVKGGRILGFAALTVVGDGDGRVGMGKGKSKEVPAAVQKAMEEARRNLLKVSIKNGTLHHQVQGHHGASTVVMYPAPKGTGIIAGGPMRAVFEVMGITDIVAKSHGSSNPYNMVRATLDGLKNSTTAGQVAAKRGLTVEEIFA; via the coding sequence ATGGCAAAGATTCAGGCAAGAACGCAGAACGAAGGCCCCGAGGACGGTTTGCGCGAGAAGATGATCGCGATCAACCGCGTCACCAAGGTGGTGAAGGGTGGTCGTATCCTCGGTTTCGCAGCACTCACCGTCGTTGGTGATGGCGATGGCCGCGTCGGCATGGGCAAGGGCAAGTCGAAGGAAGTGCCCGCTGCAGTGCAGAAGGCCATGGAAGAAGCGCGTCGCAACCTGCTGAAGGTTTCGATCAAGAACGGCACGCTGCACCACCAGGTGCAGGGCCACCATGGCGCTTCGACGGTCGTGATGTACCCGGCTCCCAAGGGTACCGGCATCATCGCCGGCGGCCCGATGCGCGCCGTGTTCGAAGTGATGGGTATCACCGACATCGTGGCCAAGAGCCATGGTTCGTCGAACCCCTACAACATGGTTCGCGCCACGCTCGACGGGTTGAAGAACTCGACGACCGCGGGTCAAGTGGCTGCCAAGCGCGGCCTCACCGTCGAAGAAATCTTCGCTTAA